The proteins below come from a single Panicum hallii strain FIL2 chromosome 7, PHallii_v3.1, whole genome shotgun sequence genomic window:
- the LOC112900396 gene encoding protein CHROMATIN REMODELING 24 isoform X1, whose protein sequence is MASPPPFDICDNLDDEPVTAIPACRHHPAATPTPNGLNDRLLRLTRSRQDPNPNPNPPPEAHAEEARKVKLAGRRRLCKLATTSTKQPEQQQQQQDNGDSIRDILDDLTTRLDSLSVHKPNPTARPREEQLAPLPCDITADPDDQSAKDGDTHAGASSPLQISCSDEAATTISRRAEVKPETTSVASAFTDYACCEVPRGMGKSKGTKDVGRMDRVSEASSFVDSDSDYDDGDEEEGTSTAYAAKHVRRKAFTRRPTKASTFMNNDCSSNDILGQEKENHGLVENDAEDVGWEKTEDFKMEPTATAATSKPYKLPGRIFKMLYPHQREGLRWLWVLHCRGTGGILGDDMGLGKTMQVSAFLAGLFHSRLIKRVLIVAPKTLLAHWTKELSVVGLKHKIRDYSGPSTNIRNYELQYAFKEGGVLLTTYDIVRNNYKLIRSNSYNNDDDEEGTLWNYVILDEGHLIKNNKTQRAQSLFEIPCAHRIVISGTPIQNNLKEMWALFNFCCPDVLGDKQQFKTRYEMAILRGNDKNATTREKHVGSNVAKELRERIRPYFLRRMKSEVFLDSGASEEKTLAKKNELIVWLKLTACQRKLYEAFLKSELVHLAVQPKGSPLAAITILKKICDHPLLLTKKAAEGVLEGMDEMLNDQDIGMVEKMAMNLADMAHDDDALEIGQDVSCKLSFIMSLLRNLVKEGHHVLIFSQTRKMLNLIQEAILLEGYKFLRIDGTTKVSDRERIVKDFQEGPGAPIFLLTTQVGGLGLTLTKAARVIVVDPAWNPSTDNQSVDRAYRIGQTKDVIVYRLMTSATIEEKIYKLQVFKGALFRTATEQKEQTRYFSKSVIVLLLFLVIVAQSPTRYLWLSCLYPQEIQELFSLPQQGFDVSLTQKQLQEEHGHQVVMDESLRQHIQFLEQQGIAGVSHHSLLFSKTATLPTLTESDALDSKPRGMPMMPQHYYKGSSSDYVAGGAAFALKPKDEKFTAPRYSPSNRSAESPEEIKARIDRLSQTLSNAALVSKLPDGGEKIRRQISELDEKLTSAEKEKREKGKGATEVICLDDLSADMESIVLSSF, encoded by the exons ATGGCATCTCCCCCGCCTTTCGACATTTGTGACAATCTTGACGACGAGCCAGTCACCGCCATCCCTGCCTGTCGCCATCACCCTGCCGCCACCCCCACGCCCAACGGCCTCAACGACCGCCTCCTCCGTCTCACCCGCAGCCGCCAagaccctaaccctaaccccaaTCCGCCTCCAG AAGCCCACGCTGAAGAAGCCAGGAAGGTCaagctcgccggccgccgccgcctatgCAAGctcgccaccacctccaccaagcaaccggagcagcagcagcagcagcaggataACGGCGACAGCATTCGCGACATCCTTGACGATCTCACCACCCGCCTCGACTCGCTGTCCGTCCACAAGCCCAACCCTACCGCGAGGCCTAGAGAAGAGCAGCTCGCGCCCCTGCCGTGCGACATCACCGCAGACCCAGATGACCAGAGCGCCAAGGATGGAGATACCCATGCTGGCGCCTCCTCGCCACTTCAGATTTCTTGCTCTGATGAAGCAGCTACAACCATCAGCAGGCGGGCTGAGGTCAAGCCAGAAACTACTTCAGTTGCCTCAGCCTTTACTGATTATGCCTGTTGTGAGGTCCCCCGTGGCATGGGGAAGAGCAAAGGTACCAAGGATGTGGGGAGGATGGATAGGGTATCAGAGGCCTCATCCTTCGTTGATTCTGATTCTGATTACGATGACGGTGATGAGGAGGAAGGAACATCAACAGCTTATGCTGCTAAGCATGTCAGAAGGAAGGCATTCACAAGAAGACCAACCAAGGCCTCGACATTCATGAACAATGACTGCAGCAGCAATGACATCCTGGGTCAGGAGAAGGAAAACCATGGACTTGTGGAGAATGATGCTGAGGACGTTGGATGGGAGAAGACGgaggacttcaagatggagccAACTGCAACTGCTGCAACATCCAAACCATACAAGCTCCCGGGAAGGATATTCAAGATGCTTTACCCTCATCAGCGTGAGGGCCTCCGATGGCTCTGGGTTCTGCACTGCAGGGGAACTGGAGGGATCCTAGGGGATGACATGGGCCTTGGCAAGACCATGCAG GTTTCTGCATTTCTGGCTGGATTGTTTCATTCTCGCCTAATCAAGAGGGTGCTCATTGTCGCTCCAAAGACACTTCTTGCTCATTGGACCAAGGAGCTCTCAGTTGTTGGCCTTAAACATAAGATCAGAGA CTACTCTGGCCCCAGCACGAATATTCGCAATTATGAGCTTCAGTATGCCTTCAAG GAGGGTGGTGTCCTCCTAACAACCTATGACATTGTCCGGAACAATTACAAGCTGATAAGAAGCAATTCCTACAACAATGATGACGATGAGGAAGGAACATTGTGGAATTATGTCATTCTTGATGAGGGGCATCTAATAAAAAACAATAAGACACAAAGGGCCCAAAGCTTGTTCGAAATACCTTGTGCTCATCGCATTGTGATCAGTGGGACACCTATCCAAAATAACTTGAAG GAAATGTGGGCTCTGTTCAATTTCTGTTGCCCGGATGTCTTGGGTGATAAACAACA GTTCAAAACAAGGTATGAGATGGCTATCCTTCGAGGAAATGACAAGAATGCTACCACTCGAGAGAAGCACGTAGGCTCAAATGTAGCTAAG GAACTAAGAGAGCGGATAAGGCCATACTTTTTGCGACGCATGAAAAGTGAAGTATTCCTTGATAGTGGCGCATCAGAAGAAAAAACATTAGCAAAGAAGAATGAGTTAATTGTTTGGCTGAAGTTAACGGCTTGCCAG AGGAAGTTATATGAAGCTTTTCTAAAAAGTGAGTTGGTTCATTTAGCTGTACAACCAAAGGGATCACCACTGGCTGCAATCACA ATATTGAAGAAAATATGCGATCACCCACTGCTATTGACTAAGAAAGCTGCTGAAGGTGTCTTGGAAGGAATGGATGAAATGCTGAACGATCAAGACATAGGAATGGTAGAAAAAATGGCCATGAACCTTGCAGATATGGCTCATGATGATGATGCACTGGAAATTGGTCAGGATGTCTCATGCAAACTATCATTCATCATGTCCTTGTTG AGGAACCTTGTTAAAGAGGGGCATCATGTTTTAATATTTTCGCAGACCCGTAAAATGCTGAACCTTATTCAG GAAGCCATATTATTAGAGGGCTACAAGTTCTTGCGCATTGATGGCACAACAAAGGTTTCTGATCGGGAAAGGATTGTGAAG GACTTCCAAGAGGGTCCTGGAGCTCCAATATTTTTACTAACCACACAAGTTGGTGGACTTGGACTTACGCTTACCAAAGCAGCACGCGTCATAGTAGTTGATCCTGCTTGGAACCCAAG TACAGACAATCAAAGTGTAGATCGTGCTTACCGGATTGGCCAAACCAAAGATGTGATTGTATACCGCTTGATGACATCTGCAACCATTGAAGAAAAGATATACAAATTACAG GTTTTCAAGGGGGCTCTGTTCAGGACAGCTACAGAACAAAAAGAGCAAACACGCTACTTCAGCAAGAGTGTAATTGTCCTGCTTCTATTTCTTGTCATTGTTGCTCAATCTCCTACTAGATACTTATGGCTATCTTGTTTGTACCCTCAGGAGATTCAAGAGCTTTTTAGTTTGCCACAACAAGGTTTTGATGTTTCCCTCACGCAAAAGCAGTTGCAAGAAGAGCATGGTCACCAAGTTGTTAT GGATGAATCCTTGAGGCAGCACATACAGTTTCTGGAGCAACAAGGAATAGCCGGCGTGAGCCATCACAGCCTCCTGTTCTCTAAAACAGCAACCCTGCCCACATTGACTGAGAGTGATGCACTGGACAG CAAACCTCGAGGAATGCCCATGATGCCCCAGCACTATTACAAGGGATCCTCATCTGACTATGTTGCCGGCGG GGCGGCTTTTGCATTGAAGCCAAAAGATGAAAAATTCACTGCTCCAAGGTACTCCCCAAGCAACAGAAGTGCAGAGAGTCCTGAAGAGATTAAGGCAAGAATCGACCGGCTTTCACAGACTCTCTCCAATGCG GCACTGGTGTCGAAGCTACCAGATGGTGGGGAGAAGATAAGGAGGCAGATAAGTGAGCTGGATGAGAAGCTGACTTCTgcggagaaggagaagagggaGAAGGGGAAGGGGGCCACGGAAGTGATCTGCTTGGATGATCTGAGCGCAGATATGGAGAGCATAGTGTTGTCGAGTTTCTGA
- the LOC112901722 gene encoding protein STAY-GREEN LIKE, chloroplastic-like isoform X2, with the protein MHARFHHLKLSSMAARGGALCFSSSSAAAVTSSRRAGGCRPEPPRFLVVTCDARTADVYSSLAAKLLGPPTTFNAAKLKVEFAGEELLRGKKQPFPRAYTLTHCDFTANLTLAVTGPMTSEQLQSWQSTLQRDDVVAEWKEAAAGAGEMTLHVHCFVSGANLLQELAAGFRYYVFSKELPLTCSKQDYSLINRSIRSSRLWFTATRRSSRSGRS; encoded by the exons ATGCATGCCAGATTCCATCATCTGAAGCTTTCGTCaatggcggcgcgcggcggcgcgctctgcttctcctcctcgTCCGCCGCCGCTGTCACGAGCAGCAGGAGGGCGGGTGGCTGCAGGCCGGAACCGCCGCGTTTCTTGGTCGTCACCTGCGACGCCAGGACAGCGGACGTCTACTCCTCCCTG GCCGCGAAGCTACTGGGTCCTCCCACGACCTTCAACGCGGCGAAGCTCAAGGTGGAGTtcgccggggaggagctgctGCGGGGCAAGAAGCAGCCTTTCCCCAGAGCCTACACCCTGACCCACTGCGACTTCACGGCCAACCTGACGCTCGCCGTGACCGGTCCCATGACCAGCGAGCAGCTGCAGAGCTGGCAATCGACGCTGCAGCGGGACGACGTGGTGGCCGAGTGGAAGgaggcggccgccggcgccggggagATGACGCTGCACGTGCATTGCTTCGTCAGCGGCGCCAACCTCCTGCAGGAGCTGGCGGCGGGTTTCAGATACTACGTCTTCTCCAAGGAGCTGCCgctg ACTTGTAGTAAGCAAGATTACTCGCTCATCAATCGATCGATCAGGTCCTCAAGGCTGTGGTTCACGGCGACGCGGCGCTCTTCTCGGAGCGGCCGGAGCTGA
- the LOC112900396 gene encoding protein CHROMATIN REMODELING 24 isoform X2, whose protein sequence is MASPPPFDICDNLDDEPVTAIPACRHHPAATPTPNGLNDRLLRLTRSRQDPNPNPNPPPEAHAEEARKVKLAGRRRLCKLATTSTKQPEQQQQQQDNGDSIRDILDDLTTRLDSLSVHKPNPTARPREEQLAPLPCDITADPDDQSAKDGDTHAGASSPLQISCSDEAATTISRRAEVKPETTSVASAFTDYACCEVPRGMGKSKGTKDVGRMDRVSEASSFVDSDSDYDDGDEEEGTSTAYAAKHVRRKAFTRRPTKASTFMNNDCSSNDILGQEKENHGLVENDAEDVGWEKTEDFKMEPTATAATSKPYKLPGRIFKMLYPHQREGLRWLWVLHCRGTGGILGDDMGLGKTMQVSAFLAGLFHSRLIKRVLIVAPKTLLAHWTKELSVVGLKHKIRDYSGPSTNIRNYELQYAFKEGGVLLTTYDIVRNNYKLIRSNSYNNDDDEEGTLWNYVILDEGHLIKNNKTQRAQSLFEIPCAHRIVISGTPIQNNLKEMWALFNFCCPDVLGDKQQFKTRYEMAILRGNDKNATTREKHVGSNVAKELRERIRPYFLRRMKSEVFLDSGASEEKTLAKKNELIVWLKLTACQRKLYEAFLKSELVHLAVQPKGSPLAAITILKKICDHPLLLTKKAAEGVLEGMDEMLNDQDIGMVEKMAMNLADMAHDDDALEIGQDVSCKLSFIMSLLRNLVKEGHHVLIFSQTRKMLNLIQEAILLEGYKFLRIDGTTKVSDRERIVKDFQEGPGAPIFLLTTQVGGLGLTLTKAARVIVVDPAWNPSTDNQSVDRAYRIGQTKDVIVYRLMTSATIEEKIYKLQVFKGALFRTATEQKEQTRYFSKSEIQELFSLPQQGFDVSLTQKQLQEEHGHQVVMDESLRQHIQFLEQQGIAGVSHHSLLFSKTATLPTLTESDALDSKPRGMPMMPQHYYKGSSSDYVAGGAAFALKPKDEKFTAPRYSPSNRSAESPEEIKARIDRLSQTLSNAALVSKLPDGGEKIRRQISELDEKLTSAEKEKREKGKGATEVICLDDLSADMESIVLSSF, encoded by the exons ATGGCATCTCCCCCGCCTTTCGACATTTGTGACAATCTTGACGACGAGCCAGTCACCGCCATCCCTGCCTGTCGCCATCACCCTGCCGCCACCCCCACGCCCAACGGCCTCAACGACCGCCTCCTCCGTCTCACCCGCAGCCGCCAagaccctaaccctaaccccaaTCCGCCTCCAG AAGCCCACGCTGAAGAAGCCAGGAAGGTCaagctcgccggccgccgccgcctatgCAAGctcgccaccacctccaccaagcaaccggagcagcagcagcagcagcaggataACGGCGACAGCATTCGCGACATCCTTGACGATCTCACCACCCGCCTCGACTCGCTGTCCGTCCACAAGCCCAACCCTACCGCGAGGCCTAGAGAAGAGCAGCTCGCGCCCCTGCCGTGCGACATCACCGCAGACCCAGATGACCAGAGCGCCAAGGATGGAGATACCCATGCTGGCGCCTCCTCGCCACTTCAGATTTCTTGCTCTGATGAAGCAGCTACAACCATCAGCAGGCGGGCTGAGGTCAAGCCAGAAACTACTTCAGTTGCCTCAGCCTTTACTGATTATGCCTGTTGTGAGGTCCCCCGTGGCATGGGGAAGAGCAAAGGTACCAAGGATGTGGGGAGGATGGATAGGGTATCAGAGGCCTCATCCTTCGTTGATTCTGATTCTGATTACGATGACGGTGATGAGGAGGAAGGAACATCAACAGCTTATGCTGCTAAGCATGTCAGAAGGAAGGCATTCACAAGAAGACCAACCAAGGCCTCGACATTCATGAACAATGACTGCAGCAGCAATGACATCCTGGGTCAGGAGAAGGAAAACCATGGACTTGTGGAGAATGATGCTGAGGACGTTGGATGGGAGAAGACGgaggacttcaagatggagccAACTGCAACTGCTGCAACATCCAAACCATACAAGCTCCCGGGAAGGATATTCAAGATGCTTTACCCTCATCAGCGTGAGGGCCTCCGATGGCTCTGGGTTCTGCACTGCAGGGGAACTGGAGGGATCCTAGGGGATGACATGGGCCTTGGCAAGACCATGCAG GTTTCTGCATTTCTGGCTGGATTGTTTCATTCTCGCCTAATCAAGAGGGTGCTCATTGTCGCTCCAAAGACACTTCTTGCTCATTGGACCAAGGAGCTCTCAGTTGTTGGCCTTAAACATAAGATCAGAGA CTACTCTGGCCCCAGCACGAATATTCGCAATTATGAGCTTCAGTATGCCTTCAAG GAGGGTGGTGTCCTCCTAACAACCTATGACATTGTCCGGAACAATTACAAGCTGATAAGAAGCAATTCCTACAACAATGATGACGATGAGGAAGGAACATTGTGGAATTATGTCATTCTTGATGAGGGGCATCTAATAAAAAACAATAAGACACAAAGGGCCCAAAGCTTGTTCGAAATACCTTGTGCTCATCGCATTGTGATCAGTGGGACACCTATCCAAAATAACTTGAAG GAAATGTGGGCTCTGTTCAATTTCTGTTGCCCGGATGTCTTGGGTGATAAACAACA GTTCAAAACAAGGTATGAGATGGCTATCCTTCGAGGAAATGACAAGAATGCTACCACTCGAGAGAAGCACGTAGGCTCAAATGTAGCTAAG GAACTAAGAGAGCGGATAAGGCCATACTTTTTGCGACGCATGAAAAGTGAAGTATTCCTTGATAGTGGCGCATCAGAAGAAAAAACATTAGCAAAGAAGAATGAGTTAATTGTTTGGCTGAAGTTAACGGCTTGCCAG AGGAAGTTATATGAAGCTTTTCTAAAAAGTGAGTTGGTTCATTTAGCTGTACAACCAAAGGGATCACCACTGGCTGCAATCACA ATATTGAAGAAAATATGCGATCACCCACTGCTATTGACTAAGAAAGCTGCTGAAGGTGTCTTGGAAGGAATGGATGAAATGCTGAACGATCAAGACATAGGAATGGTAGAAAAAATGGCCATGAACCTTGCAGATATGGCTCATGATGATGATGCACTGGAAATTGGTCAGGATGTCTCATGCAAACTATCATTCATCATGTCCTTGTTG AGGAACCTTGTTAAAGAGGGGCATCATGTTTTAATATTTTCGCAGACCCGTAAAATGCTGAACCTTATTCAG GAAGCCATATTATTAGAGGGCTACAAGTTCTTGCGCATTGATGGCACAACAAAGGTTTCTGATCGGGAAAGGATTGTGAAG GACTTCCAAGAGGGTCCTGGAGCTCCAATATTTTTACTAACCACACAAGTTGGTGGACTTGGACTTACGCTTACCAAAGCAGCACGCGTCATAGTAGTTGATCCTGCTTGGAACCCAAG TACAGACAATCAAAGTGTAGATCGTGCTTACCGGATTGGCCAAACCAAAGATGTGATTGTATACCGCTTGATGACATCTGCAACCATTGAAGAAAAGATATACAAATTACAG GTTTTCAAGGGGGCTCTGTTCAGGACAGCTACAGAACAAAAAGAGCAAACACGCTACTTCAGCAAGAGT GAGATTCAAGAGCTTTTTAGTTTGCCACAACAAGGTTTTGATGTTTCCCTCACGCAAAAGCAGTTGCAAGAAGAGCATGGTCACCAAGTTGTTAT GGATGAATCCTTGAGGCAGCACATACAGTTTCTGGAGCAACAAGGAATAGCCGGCGTGAGCCATCACAGCCTCCTGTTCTCTAAAACAGCAACCCTGCCCACATTGACTGAGAGTGATGCACTGGACAG CAAACCTCGAGGAATGCCCATGATGCCCCAGCACTATTACAAGGGATCCTCATCTGACTATGTTGCCGGCGG GGCGGCTTTTGCATTGAAGCCAAAAGATGAAAAATTCACTGCTCCAAGGTACTCCCCAAGCAACAGAAGTGCAGAGAGTCCTGAAGAGATTAAGGCAAGAATCGACCGGCTTTCACAGACTCTCTCCAATGCG GCACTGGTGTCGAAGCTACCAGATGGTGGGGAGAAGATAAGGAGGCAGATAAGTGAGCTGGATGAGAAGCTGACTTCTgcggagaaggagaagagggaGAAGGGGAAGGGGGCCACGGAAGTGATCTGCTTGGATGATCTGAGCGCAGATATGGAGAGCATAGTGTTGTCGAGTTTCTGA
- the LOC112899350 gene encoding uncharacterized protein LOC112899350 isoform X3, translating to MGLKEQHPQPNTTDQTDNSPTADDHHKPGIPRVSSCSTDKDSGLSLCRVCHCVEPDLRGESALGFLGIVPPSREPSAPRTNNDSTKTSTSKDAITGPNDGTNAPRFVEFISPEGEIFVCSTDVESGPMHQQDHLVDLGCSCKNELALAHYACALKWFISHGSTVCEICGSIAANVRPDDFNKVLASLKDYEALRERTSTGELSYLQLVADTGVDPDAVAAIRRQRLSEISSWFNPHNSHMAVSQGHIDQPPLSPSNNSVLEHSIVAARRVHTRWSLESTGVLVAIGLAVIVLAWLVAPHVGKKCSL from the exons ATGGGCCTCAAGGAACAGCATCCGCAACCCAACACCACTGATCAAACTGACAACTCGCCTACTGCTGATGACCACCACAAACCGGGCATCCCCCGTGTATCAAGCTGCAGCACCGATAAGGATTCTGGCCTTTCACTTTGCCGGGTCTGTCATTGTGTCGAGCCTGATTTGAGAGGCGAGTCTGCCCTAGGTTTCTTGGGCATTGTGCCGCCTTCTCGAGAGCCTTCCGCCCCAAGGACCAACAATGACTCTACCAAGACTTCCACCAGCAAGGATGCCATCACTGGGCCAAACGATGGAACCAATGCTCCCAGGTTTGTTGAGTTTATAAGCCCCGAGGGGGAGATTTTCGTATGCTCTACTGACGTCGAATCAGGCCCCATGCACCAACAAGATCATCTTGTGGATCTAGGCTGTTCCTGCAAGAACGAGCTTGCCCTTGCGCATTATGCCTGTGCATTGAAGTGGTTCATCAGCCATGGATCCACTGTGTGCGAGATATGTGGAAGTATTGCTGCAAATGTAAGGCCTGACGATTTCAACAAGGTCCTCGCGTCCTTGAAGGATTATGAAGCTCTCAGGGAAAGGACATCTACAGGGGAACTCTCATACTTGCAGCTTGTGGCAGACACAGGTGTTGACCCAGATGCTGTTGCGGCAATACGAAGGCAGCGGCTTAGCGAGATATCATCTTGGTTCAACCCTCATAACTCTCACATGGCTGTCTCTCAAGGGCACATTGATCAACCGCCACTTAGTCCAAGCAATAATTCTGTACTAGAGCATAGTATCGTGGCAGCGAGGCGGGTACATACAAGATGGAGTTTGGAGAGTACTGGAGTTCTTGTTGCTATTGGCCTAGCTGTCATTGTTCTTGCATGGTTGGTTGCTCCACATGTTGGCAAG AAGTGCAGTTTGTAA
- the LOC112901722 gene encoding protein STAY-GREEN LIKE, chloroplastic-like isoform X1, with protein MHARFHHLKLSSMAARGGALCFSSSSAAAVTSSRRAGGCRPEPPRFLVVTCDARTADVYSSLAAKLLGPPTTFNAAKLKVEFAGEELLRGKKQPFPRAYTLTHCDFTANLTLAVTGPMTSEQLQSWQSTLQRDDVVAEWKEAAAGAGEMTLHVHCFVSGANLLQELAAGFRYYVFSKELPLVLKAVVHGDAALFSERPELMEAKVWVHFHSSSRKYNRIECWGPLREATKRNLLDGRLDELQSAITRRRRKWASPETIFNALVALLL; from the exons ATGCATGCCAGATTCCATCATCTGAAGCTTTCGTCaatggcggcgcgcggcggcgcgctctgcttctcctcctcgTCCGCCGCCGCTGTCACGAGCAGCAGGAGGGCGGGTGGCTGCAGGCCGGAACCGCCGCGTTTCTTGGTCGTCACCTGCGACGCCAGGACAGCGGACGTCTACTCCTCCCTG GCCGCGAAGCTACTGGGTCCTCCCACGACCTTCAACGCGGCGAAGCTCAAGGTGGAGTtcgccggggaggagctgctGCGGGGCAAGAAGCAGCCTTTCCCCAGAGCCTACACCCTGACCCACTGCGACTTCACGGCCAACCTGACGCTCGCCGTGACCGGTCCCATGACCAGCGAGCAGCTGCAGAGCTGGCAATCGACGCTGCAGCGGGACGACGTGGTGGCCGAGTGGAAGgaggcggccgccggcgccggggagATGACGCTGCACGTGCATTGCTTCGTCAGCGGCGCCAACCTCCTGCAGGAGCTGGCGGCGGGTTTCAGATACTACGTCTTCTCCAAGGAGCTGCCgctg GTCCTCAAGGCTGTGGTTCACGGCGACGCGGCGCTCTTCTCGGAGCGGCCGGAGCTGATGGAGGCCAAGGTGTGGGTGCACTTCCACTCCAGCTCCCGCAAGTACAACCGGATAGAGTGCTGGGGGCCTCTCAGGGAGGCCACCAAGAGGAACCTGCTGGATGGGCGGCTGGACGAACTGCAGAGCGCAATCACCAGGAGGCGACGCAAGTGGGCGAGCCCAGAGACAATCTTCAACGCCCTGGTGGCACTTCTCCTTTGA
- the LOC112900176 gene encoding uncharacterized protein LOC112900176, whose protein sequence is MQTLSDGNYRSCAILGGSVEVPADCGGRRGECGRGRPRETCGARRQHVGDVRKQRSADLESGDSDGGRGREGEAFVHLCGEVGREKCVGSQTRKWRWSTRLTHRSRSRSRSRSTDWPSVLEQQRLRRGMDHVINYAFQACSSNEERQSLEAATNASVAQQWMQSNPQFTMSQQVPPYFTTTPSPQQTPLQPSVQRFTEEQRPVATASTGKKAFVNTGQRKEGFWFRITQAYNAARGIQPQRSQKSLMNHWDYIKEYCMKFADFYTEILRINPSGMSDADKTTEALARYAAAM, encoded by the exons ATGCAGACTCTCTCCGACGGCAACTACCGTTCCTGCGCGATCCTGGGCGGAAGCGTGGAGGTGCCGGCGGACTGCGGTGGGAGAAGAGGAGAGTGCGGCAGAGGCCGGCCGCGGGAGACCTGCGGCGCAAGAAGGCAGCACGTCGGAGATGTGAGGAAGCAGCGCTCAGCAGATCTGGAGTCCGGCGACTCCGACGGCGGTCGAGGTAGGGAAGGAGAGGCATTTGTGCATCTGTGTGGAGAGGTGGGGAGGGAGAAGTGCGTGGGAAGCCAGACAAGGAAGTGGCGCTGGTCGACGCGTCTCACACATCGATCCAGATCCAGATCCAGGTCGAGATCCACTGACTGGCCATCGGTGTTGGAGCAGCAGCGCTTGAGAAG GGGCATGGATCATGTCATCAATTATGCTTTCCAAGCTTGCTCTAGCAATGAAGAGCGTCAATCACTGGAAGCAGCTACCAATGCAAGTGTAGCCCAACAATGGATGCAGTCGAACCCTCAATTCACCATGTCACAACAAGTGCCTCCATATTTTACCACCACTCCATCACCGCAGCAGACTCCACTTCAACCATCGGTGCAGCGGTTCACAGAAGAACAACGTCCAGTTGCTACTGCCTCTACTGGGAAAAAGGCAT TTGTGAACACCGGACAACGAAAGGAAGGTTTCTGGTTTAGAATCACTCAAGCCTACAATGCAGCCCGTGGGATACAGCCACAGAGATCACAAAAGTCATTGATGAATCATTGGGATTACATCAAGGAATACTGCATGAAGTTCGCTGATTTCTATACAGAAATTCTCCGTATTAATCCAAGTGGTATGTCTGATGCAGACAAG ACTACAGAGGCTCTAGCCAGGTATGCTGCAGCCATGTAA